The following proteins come from a genomic window of Nasonia vitripennis strain AsymCx chromosome 4 unlocalized genomic scaffold, Nvit_psr_1.1 chr4_random0008, whole genome shotgun sequence:
- the LOC116417345 gene encoding uncharacterized protein F54H12.2-like, which yields MLHLTIQILPASDTPSENLKLVSPPNNAYPYRAYIDTLLNYAAPAMRSHLTSALWIIDTADAMDAAPNLDRKADGANQGLINRLFFTAGGKAVDMIGHLHCDVFNQPKFLINGVDVRVRLVRSKDAFCLMDWSDNGKFSVHIKEATMIVRRAKISPGILLAHANVLVKTTAKYPLTRAEVKSFTLHSGILGDTLDNVILGQLPKRIILGFVKNKAFSGNRKLNPFNFQHFNINFISLYVDGVQVPSIHYLNEGLDIDRYGYPNGFCLFALDLTPDLSAHFTSHWNLVRSGSLRVEVRFAEALTETLNCIVYAEFDNVLEIDSNRQIITDFNS from the exons ATGTTGCACCTGACCATTCAAATACTACCAGCTAGTGATACACCCAGCGAAAATCTCAAA tTAGTTTCACCGCCAAACAATGCGTATCCGTATAGAGCCTACATAGACACGCTGCTAAATTATGCGGCACCTGCTATGCGCTCTCATCTCACGTCTGCTTTGTGGATCATCGATACCGCTGATGCCATGGATGCCGCGCCAAATTTAGATCGTAAGGCTGATGGTGCGAATCAAGGTCTCATTAACAGACTGTTCTTTACAGCTGGTGGCAAGGCCGTCGACATGATCGGACATTTGCATTGTGACGTTTTTAATCAACCGAAATTCCTAATCAACGGTGTAGACGTGAGAGTAAGATTGGTTCGTAGCAAAGACGCCTTTTGTCTCATGGACTGGTCCGATAACGGAAAATTTTCGGTGCACATCAAGGAGGCCACAATGATCGTGCGTCGTGCCAAGATAAGCCCGGGTATTTTACTAGCGCACGCGAACGTTCTTGTTAAAACAACAGCCAAATACCCCTTAACAAGGGCCGAAGTCAAGTCGTTTACGCTGCACAGCGGTATACTCGGCGACACCCTGGACAACGTTATACTAGGACAGCTACCCAAAAGGATCATCCTGggctttgttaaaaataaagcctTCAGCGGCAATAGAAAGCTCAACCCTTTCAATTTTCAACACTTTAACATAAACTTTATTTCGCTCTACGTGGACGGCGTTCAAGTCCCCA GTATACATTACCTAAATGAGGGTCTCGATATCGATCGCTACGGTTATCCCAACGGATTTTGCCTGTTTGCTTTAGATCTGACACCGGATTTGTCAGCGCATTTTACCAGCCATTGGAATCTCGTTCGCTCGGGGTCTCTACGCGTTGAGGTGCGTTTCGCCGAAGCTCTAACGGAAACGCTAAACTGCATTGTTTACGCAGAGTTTGACAACGTGCTCGAAATCGACTCGAATAGACAAATTATAACGGACTTTAATTCCTAA